The stretch of DNA CTCCTCTGCTACGTCTCTCCGAGGCCCTATGCCTTGCGCCTTGCCTGTTCCTGTGTGCTGTGGGGCCACTACTCCGCTAGCTGTGAACTCCAAGGGCAGCCCCAGGGAACCTGGTGCCAGGCAAATGGGAATTGCATGGGCAAAGGTTTTGAGGCAAAAACGTTTGCAAGTCGATGCCTGTGGAGGAAGCAGAGAAATCGTCTTGTTCCCAGCAGGACCATGGCATGGGCAGGCTTCagggttttttgtattttgtttttgctttttggagcgacagagtctcgcactgtcgcccagcctggagtgcagtggtgtgatcacggctcactgcaacctccacctcccggattcaagcagttttccagcctcagcccggaaggtagttgggactacaggtgcgcgccatcatgcccagctaatttttttttttttttttttttttgtagagatggaatcttgctctgttgtccgggatggtctcgaactcctgggctcaagagatccttctgtctcagtctcctaaattgttggtactacaggtgtgagcccccacaccccgCCAGGTTTCCGATTTTTAATAGACTCCCTCTGGCTGTGTGAAGAAAAGGTACCTGTACTAAACGGGGGGAGGCTGGGGCCTGCTAGGCAAGAGATGGTAGCCGCGGTGGCCATGCTGGGTGCACAGGCCGGGACAGGGCGGAATTCCAGAGGAACCCCAGGTTTGGGGCTGGAGTAATGGCGCCCTCACCCGTGGGCGACCCTGGAGTGGGGACTGGAGGGAAGTGGTTCCACGAGTGAGACTGAGTCTATTAGGCCTCCCAGTTTCCTGGAGTGGCAGCTGGATATGCGGTCCTGAGAGCCAGGAGGTGCACAGGTCACGACTCGAAAAGTGAGCAGGCCTCCTCCTCTGCACCCCCCGAGCCAGGGCCAGGATGACGAGGCTCCAAGTGACCGTCACAGCGCTGGCCCGGGGGGAGGAGCCAGGCCCACGCCTTCATCCTGAGTCGGACCAGCAGGGCCTTCTTCAGGTGCTTGGGTTCCAGGGGACAGTGGCGCCCGCCATTGCACTGGCCTGAACACGGGCAGGGGGCGAGGGTGCAGCCTCCGGATGTAGGGAGCCACGGATGGTGTCGGATTCGCCCACAGCAGGAGGCACTGGATCTCCCTGGCTGCACCCTTGTAAAGCCACAGCCCCAGGCCCTCCCCTGCTCCCTGCACCCCTGGGGTCCAGCCCACCGCGCCAGGCTCAAGGCCCTTTCCAGGGAGCCCGAGCCCCAACCCCCGCCATCCCCGATTCCGCATTTTCCCGGAGCCTGAGGAGCGGGGCTGGGGGCCAGGCCGGGTGCCGCAGACCTGCGTGAGCGCGGGGGCGGGGCGGTGACGTCATAGCCGCGAGCGAGGCTGCGCGGGCCGCTGGCTGACGGCAGCGAAGCCCCGAGCCGCCCGCGCACGCGCTCCTGCGTCAGAGGCGCATGGGGGCGACGGCcaggcaggaggtggggggcgGCGAGCGCATCTCCGGGCGCGGAGCGCCCTCTGCCGGTGTCGAGGAGCAGCGCGCCGGGGTCCGGGATCCCCAGCGAGCCCTCCCGCGTCGCCCGCGCTGTGCCCCTCGCCGTGGTCGCCGTTTCCTAGAACAGCTGCACCTGCAGCCTTCCACCCTGTCCCGTCCTGCACACTTTCTCGGCttttactgttatttatttttggcttttgcCACCACCTACCACTACgacctgtttatttttaaattttatttatttttttgtttgagacagagtcttgctcagtcgcccaggctggagtgcagtggcgcgatctcggctcactgcaacctccgcccccccaggttcgagctattctcctgcctcagcctcccgagtagctgggattacaggcgcccaccaccatgctcggctaatttttgtatatttagtagagatgaggtttcgccatgttgaccaggctggtttcaaactcctgacctcaggcgatctgcctgcctcgccctccaGATCggataaagtgctgggattacaggcgtgagccaccgcgcccggcctgacctGCTTATTAATGATCTCAAATGTCTGCTAAACAACCCCCGGTCCCAGAGtgggattctcactctgttgcccaggctagggtgcagtggtgcaatcatagctcactgcagcctcaacctccttaggCCCAAGcgatgctcccgcctcagcctccccagtagctgggaccacaggcgtgcatcaccacgcccggctaattttgattatttgtagagacggggtctccctctgttgcccaggctggtctccatctcctggggtcaagtgattctcctgccttggcctctcaaggtgctgggattacagattggagccaccacacctggcccagagcaGGAAACTTGATGTTTTCTTGATGTCTATCCAGGGCCCTGCATCCAATGAGCGccccaaaaatctttttttttttttgtacagacgggacgggtcgggggtGGGGGCGATctacactgttgcccaggctggtttccagctcctggcctcaagtgatcctctggcctcagcctcccaaagcgctggtattacaggcgtgagccaccacgcagcCGAATCTTGAATTTCACTGAAGTTCGTTTTACTCCACCTCCCAGGACCGTTTCACCGCCCTTATCTGACCACCCCCTGGTTCTGCCGCAGCCCGGGCCGGAACAAAACTGCAACCCCCAGAATACCTCACGACGTTGCGCTGCGTGGTCAACGTCGCGTGCGCCCTGCCGGGAGTCGTAGTTCGCGCTTGCGCTCTCGCCGGGACTCCTCCTCCCAGACGTCCCTGCGCGTCGTCCTCCTCGCCCTCCAGGCCGCCCGCGCCGCGCCGGAGTCCGCTGTCCGCCAGCTACCCGCTTCctgccgcccgccgcccgccgctgCCATGCTGCCCGCCGCGCTGCTCCGCCGCCCGGGACTTGGCCGCCTCGTCCGCCACGCCCGTGCCTATGCCGAGGCCGCCGCCGCCCCGGCTGCCGCCTCTGGCCCCAACCAGATGTCCTTCACCTTCGCCTCTCCCACGCAGGTTCGGGCGCTGCGGGTCGGGACCCTCCGTGGCCGCCGCCCCCGGAGTCCAGGGTCCCCACCCCCAGGGCGCGACCCCCGCTTCCGGGCCCCCGGACCCACGCGCCCCGGAAGCCGAGGCTACTCAGCCCTGGACCCTCGGCCCTGCCTCTGCTGCCCGAGCCCTGCGCTGCCCTCGTCCCGGGCACCTCCCCGAGATAAGCGTCTCCTGGGTGCCCTCCCCGATCTCCCTGGCCAAAGCCTGGGTGTCGCCGGATCGTTGCATTCCCATTTCGCGGATCAGTAGAATGAGGCGCAACTGTTGAGGACCAAAGCTGCAACTTCGGATCCCTGCGCTGGGTTGTCTCAGTGCCTCACATCAGCGCCAGGTCCTGCCCTGACCCATTTCTTAGCAGGACAGGCCGAGTCCCCGGTGGGCGCGGGGCCGGCCTGCCCCGCCATCATTCCCCACGCTGTTGTCTGCAGGTGTTCTTCAACGGTGCCAACGTCCGGCAGGTGGACGTGCCCACGCTGACCGGAGCCTTCGGCATCCTGGCGGCCCACGTGCCTACGCTGCAGGTCCTGCGGCCGGGGCTGGTCGTAGTGCATGCAGAGGACGGCACCACCTCCAAATACTTTGGTGAGTCCGGTGGAGGGCTgcagggccaggccaggctggggcTCCACATCCCAGGTCAGTCTCCGTCTCAGTTGAGGCTGCGAGAAAAGAtagttttaggccgggcacggtggctcacgcctgtaatcccagcactttgggaggccgaggcaggtggatcacctgaggtcaggagttcggagaccagcctggccaacatgatgtaaccccgtctcttctaaaaatacagaaaactggccgggcgcggtggctcccgcctgtaatcccagcactttgggaggccgaggcacggggatcacgaggtcaggagatcgagaccatcctggctaacacggtgaaacccgtctctactaaaaatacaaacaattagccaggtgtggtggcgggtgcctgtagtcccagctagtcaggaggctgaggagattgtgccactgcactccagcctgggcaacaagagtgaaactccatctcaaaaaagaaaaatacagttttagCAGGTTTGTCCACTGAGGAGCCTGGGCTGGCCAGTGATGAAAGCGAACCAGAGGGGACCCTGCTCTCAGCCGGTTTATGACTGGCTCTGGACCAACCAATGTAGGATGGTCGAAGCAAGAGATGTGAAACCacccaggcccagtggctcatacctgtaatcgcagcactttgggagactgaagtgggagaatcgcttaagcccaggagtttgagactagccttggcagcatagtgagaccctgtctctacaaaaaataaaaagaaactaaccaggcgaggctgggtgcggtggctcacacctgtaatcttagcactttggaaggccggggtgggagggtctcttgagcccaggagtttgagaccagcctgggcaacatagtgaaatcccatactacaaaaaattagctggttgtagtggtgcacacctgtagtcccagctacttgggaggctgaagcaagaggaccGCTTCAGccggggaagtcaaggctgcagtgagccaagatcatgccactgcacttcagcctgagcaacaagagtgagaccctgtgccaaaaaaacccctcaaaaaacCATGTTGGAAGGGCTGATCAGATTAGGGAAGGAAGGTCATTTGTGCAGGAAAAAAGCAGTTCTAAGCCTCACTGGTTTCCAGTGGTGGCCAGATTTGAACTCAGCTTGCCTTTGGCCCTGACCCCAGCTCAGCCCATGGGTGGTGGGTCAGAGGGAGGGCCTCTGTCCCCAGGCAGTGCTTTTGGGGGTTCCTCCAGCTTCTAGTCCTTTCTTGGGGCCCCTGTTTTGTTCTTCTCTAGCAGTTGCCCGCCATGTCGGGCCCAGGGCCAGTCCTGTGGGTCTGTCTGCACACTCGGGACACAGACTTGGATGTTTGTGGAGCTCCTGGTTCACAGGGGGCTCTGGACTTGACCAGGGGAGTCCCTGAGGCTGTCCAGCCCTTTGGGGTCTCACGCCTTCCCCCCGCCCCATTCCCCCAGTGAGCAGCGGTTCCGTCGCAGTGAACGCCGACTCTTCGGTGCAGTTGTTGGCCGAAGAGGCCGTGACGCTGGACATGTTGGACCTGGGGGTGAGTGTCAGAGGGGACCTGAGGCTCAGCAGGTTGGAGCTGTCCAGGCTGCGGGGGAGGGAGCGCTGGGGGACCAGGAGCCGGGCTGGGGTCACTGCTGGCCCCTCACCGCCCCTCAACCCCTTGCAGGCAGCCAAGGCGAACTTGGAGAAGGCCCAGGCGGAGCTGGTGGGGACAGCGGACGAGGCCACGCGGGCAGAGATCCAGATCCGAATCGAGGCCAGCGAGGCCCTGGTGAAGGCCCTGGAGTAGGCGGTGCGTACCCGGTGTCCCGAGGCCCGGCTAGGGGCTGGGCAGGGATGCCAGGTGGGCCCAGCCAGCTCCTGGGGTCCCGGCCACCTGGGGAAGCCGCGCCTGCCAAGGAGGCCACCAGAGGGCAGTGCAGGCTTCTGCCGgggccccaggccctgcctgTGTTGAAAGCTCTGGGGACTGGGCCAGGGAAGCTCCTCCTCAGCTTTGAGCTGTGGCTGCCACCCATGGGGCTCTCCTTCCGCCTCTCAAGATCTCCCCAGCCTGACGGGCCGCATACCATCCCCTCTGCCCTGCAAGCCAGCCGCCAAGGTTGACCTCAGCTTCGGAGCCACCTCTGGATGAACTGCCCCCAGCCCCCGCCCCATTAAAGACCCGGAAGCCTGACTGTGTGCTCGGCTCTTGTTACTCCGCCTGGCCGGGTGAAGCCGGGAGCGTCCTGGGCCTCTGCTCACGTCCTCTGTGTGCCTTGCAAATAGGGCCTTTGAGCTCCCCTGGACTATGTCCCTTAGGGCACCTGGAGGTCCGTAGGAAGCAGGCTCgagggggtgggtggggtgcAGCCAGGCGGGCAGGCTGCTGACCTTCACCCTACAACGGTGGGGAGGGTGAAGGTCACCAGTGATGGGGATGTCGGTCAGGGAGGGGTGTCCCTGCCGCTCCTGGCGCCTCTGCCAAGTTCCTGGTCTCCAGGCCTTGACCCTGAGCCCAGCTGGCCCTTGGCCCCGCCCACCAGCCTCTGGAAAGAGGCGGGCCCCACCCGCTCCCACGCTGGCCCCGCCCTGTGCCAGCCGGTCCTGTGGGTGGCCCTGCCTGGCCGGGTGCCGAATCTGCAGTGTTTTTGGCACCTCCGTGGGCACCTAGGCTTCTGGGTTGGCCCCAGATGGAATGGGGTGGGCCCAGGAGGGGGCGGCTCCCTGGCACTGCCCCGTTGGGCCTGCCTCTTCTCCTTTCCGTAACCCTGGGGGGGGCAACACTGGCTCCAGGTGGTGTGCGGACGGCGGGGGCTGGGGTCTCCTGACCTCCTCCCCTCCTTGGGACAGGGCCCTGTGCAGTGGGGTAGGCAGGGAATTCCAGGGGGGTGAGTGGGGAGGGTGGGCCTGCCTGTGTCACTGGAGCTGGGATGGTGACAGAGAGGCCGCCCCGGGCCTGTCAGCACGGACGGGCAGCTCACTCCCACGTCATGGCACTATGCGGGTGACTTGCCACAGCTGCACTTGAGGCGAGGTGCCGTTGGGGGCCTTGCAACTCTGAGGCTGCCGGTCAGCAGATCAGGTATTCTGGAACAGCCCAGGGTCCCCTGCCTGGCTCCCCCTCCACTTGGGCCTCGGGACACGAGTGACCAGGCCCCCACTTCTCCAGGAATCCGCAGCCCAGGGAAGGTTGTGCCAGCCACCAGGCCACAGGAGCAGCCTCTGCCCAGGTCCCCCCCTGCCCCCCCCGCCCCCAGTTCCAGCCCCAGGTCTTCAAGTTCCTGCCAGGCCACCAGAACCCTATAAATAAGACCAAGGGCACAGCTGGGACTTAGCAGGGGCCCAGCGGGAGGAACTGCTCACTCCGGggacccccctgcccccaccaccagGGAGGGTGTGAACCTTGGAGTCAGGCCTCAGGACACCCGAGACACCTGACACCCGGAGGGAACAGCCCGTGCTGGCTGGATGCGTCCGGGAGCAGGAGGCAGCCAGGGTGGGGCCGGGAACCAGGCGGTCAAGGCCCTTCAGTGAGGGCAGCCCCTGGCTTAGTGAGGCAGAACAGAGCACAGGGTTTGTCCCCATCACACCCAGGAACAACCCACTCAACCATGGGGACGCCGAGTATGGGAAATGGTGGGGAAGCATTTTAGCATGTTTATTCATTTAGACTGGCTCTGGGCATCTCGTCCCCAAAGGGCCACACAGTGGCCCCTGTGAAGCCCAGCATGTCCCTACAACCCGTGTCCCATTCCAGTCCCGACCAGACTGAGGTGACGGTGTCCATTCCACTCCCGACCAGACTGAGGTGACGGTGTCCAGGTGGCAGAGCCACACAAGAGAGgcaagaggcagggagggaggtgggggctgctggCCACTCACAGGGGACCCCAGTGTCCGGCTTGGGCTGCTCATTTGGCACCAGCCCACAGCTCCCTCCGCCACATTTGTTCTCACTGGAAGCAGAATGAGCCTGGCCCTGTAGTTCCCACCTGGGGCCCCAGCCCTTCATCCAAGCCCCATTCATcggccctgcccctcctccctgcaACCGGGTCCAGTTCACTAAGCTCCCAGAACTGCTCAAGCCATTCCCACTTCCTGGAccatcgttttttttttttttttttttgagatggggtttcgctcttattgcccaggctggagtgcagtggcacaatctcagctcaccacaacctccgtctcccgggttcaagcaatgctcccgcctcagcctcccaagtagctgagattacaggcgcacaccaccacgcctggctaatttttgtatttttagtagagacagggtttcaccatgttgatcaggctggtctcgaactcctgacctcgtgatccgcccgcctcggcctcccaaagtgccaggactacaggcatgagccaccgcgcccggccttttttttttttttttttttttttttttgagacagaatctcgttttgtcgctcaggctggagtgccctggcacGATCTGGGTTtattgtaacctccgcctcccgggttcaagcgattctcctgcctcagcctcctgagtagctgggactacagacacatgccaccatgcccagctaatttttgtatttttagtagagacagggtttcaccatgttggccaggctggtctcaatctcttgaccttgtgatccgcccgcctcggcctcccaaagtgctgggattacaggcgtgagccaccgcgcctagccgcATCATCTTTTTTATGTGACAAACTCCTAGTCATTCCTCAAACCGCAGCCCCCGTGACCCCCTTCCAAGGGTTATCCCAGCCTCTCCCTCTCTGGCCTAGCCCTGACCCTTCGGGGCTGGGTGTGCCTGTCAAGGTGGGGGCCACAGCTGCCGGGAGCATGGGTGGCAGCCGGAAGGAGACCTGGGGAGGAGCGCAGCCCTGGGAGGGGCGCCCATGgccagggtgggggtggaggtggtcaGGCCAGATAAAGGGAGGGGCCAGATAAGTTGGACAGGAGGTGCTCCCGTAGGGATGGGGTCCCCTTCTCTAAATAGAGGGGCAGGACGGGGCCCACCTCAAGCAGGGCCATCCTCAAAAAGCCGACAGGGAAGGGTAAGATGCACACCACATTCGTGTCTCATTGGctgtggcctcagtttcttcatctgtaaaacggggtaATGCCCACCCCAAAGGCTGGGAACCAGTGCATGTCCTGCATTAATGGGGGGTGATGGCCCCAGAGTGATCCTGCTGCATCCCCTCACCACACTCCCACCCAccctggagaaactgaggcttggagaggccAGTTACCTCCCGGGGTCACAGCATAGCCGGCTGGTGACTGGCTGGGCACAAGGCAGGCCTGGCACTGGCTAATCGCTCCATAAATGCTCTCTGAGGTCACCATTGACAGATGCAGGAGGCCAGGGCTGGCCAGGGCACCCCCACTCCACGGCAGGTGACTCCAGCCTGTTTTCCTGGACGACAGCCGCTGACTCAGGCCCCTCTTCCCGTCCCCCCCACGCGGGCGCCCCCAGGCGGAAGCACCGGGCCTGGGGCGACAGGAAGGGGGCGGGGCAGCGAGTCGCGCTGTACACCCCAAAACCCTGTCCCGGTGACGATTCGGGGTGCATCTCAGCCCGCGGCGAGGCAGGCCGAGACCCTTGGCTCGGGGCATTCAAGGGGAGTCCCCCCATGAACTGCGCCAAGCCTGGGTACCGGGTGGCCCAGCCGTCAAGGCGCCCCAGGGCCAGGGCCGGCAGGCAGGGGCGGGGGCCAGTCTGCGTCACCGCCCGCCCGGCCCCCCGCCCCCCTGCCCGCCCTAACTCCACCCCGAGGGAAGGCGGCGCGGATAAAGGCTGAGGGCCGCCCGCTTGGCCCAGACCGGCCCGGCCAGCGCGCATTCGGCCCCGGACGAAGGTACTCGCAGCACTTGGAGCGCAGAACCGGCCGCGCCCGGTGAGTGTGGAGGGGGCGACCTGCGGGCCGAGGAAGGGTCCCCACTCTAGATGGCTCAGGATGCCCGCACTTTTCTTTGTTCTTGGGACAGGAGGGATCGGGGAGCCTCCGGTCCTGGGAAGCCCCCCGGGGTGCGGGGTGGGAGGGGCTCCGCGCAGCCAGCGCCGCCCTGGCCGGACCtcagcccccgccccgccccccgggGCACTCCCCCTTCACCGCGGGTGACCTTGAACTGGTTGCCGTTCCGCCCTCCGTTTCCCAGCCACACGGTCCCAGTCTCCCGACTACAGTCTTTCGTCCCCGATCGGGGTTCCTCCCCCGCGCGCAGCCCAGTCGTCTTCCTCCCCTGCCAGGGGCAGCGCGGCGCCCCCTCCCCGGGATTCCGGGCGGCGCTCCCAGGCGGGCCCGGCAGAGGGCGAGCCCGAGCTGCTGACTCACCGCATCCCCGAGCGCGCGCGGGCGCAGCCGGGGACGCCGCGTCACGTCACGGCTCGAGCGGGCGCGCCTCGGGGAAACGGGTTCTGCCCGCGGCCGGCGGGTGGGCGCGCGGGGCCCCCGGCAGCAGCCACCCGGCCACGTCACCGAGGTGCGGGCGCCACGCCCCGGCCACAACTCCGCCCCCACGCACCACGCCCTCCCCGGGGCCGCGGCCCTAGCCTCACCGTCGCCCGCCCGCCCCGGGACCCCGGCCACGAGGCGCGGACTTCGCGCTCCCGCTTCCGCTCGCGGCTTTTCCCGGACGGACGCGGCGGGGTGGCCCCACGACTTCCTGCCCCTCCCGGCGCCGGGAACAATGGCCCGCGCCCCCTCCCGCTCCCGGCCGCTCCCCTGGGATCGCGAGGGGTACCAGACCCGTCTGCAGGCCAGGGTCCCGCGCCCCCCGGGGCGCGCCCGCCCTTTGTTGCGGGCTCCGGGCGCTTATGAATGGCTGCGGgcgcgggcggggcgggggcgggcgcgGAGAGGCGCCAGCCCCGCCCCCGCTGCGCTCCCCTTGGTCGCCTGGGTCCTGGGGGCGGGGCGAGGGGGCGGGCCCGGCTGCCACGTGGGGCGGTGCCGCGGCGGCTCTCATAGGCCCGGGCTCGCGGCCGACTGGGCGCTCGGCGCGCGGCGATTGGCCGGCGCGGGGCCGGCGGAGTAAGTAGTGAATGGGAGGGGGCGGCGGCCCCGCCCCCTGGAACGTTGAtacattataacttttttttcttgttactttCACCCCCAGATCCTCCGAGCGGCGGCGACGGCTGTTGCTAAGGGAGGGGACGCGCGAGGAAGCGCGACCCGGGCGGCAGACGGCACCCAGCGCCACCAGCCGAGCGGCGCCCCCTCCCCAGGACCCTTCCCCGCGCCGCGTCCCGGTCGCGCCCGCCGCCCTCTGAAGGAGAAGCAAGTGCCGTCCCCACCCCCGGAAGGCGCCCCCAGGAGCCGGAGCGACCTCGGAGCGCCACTCGGATTTTGGATTTCGGTCTCGCATTCCGCGGCCGGGACTTTCTCGAGGAGGACGCGCGCTGCTCCGCGCCCCCGAGTGCCCGGAGGACCCGGCATCCGGGGAGCCTCTCGCCCGTCCCGGAGGCGCGGCGAGGATTGGCGGCGCCCGccgcccccagccccccagcGCGCGCCGGGGATGGAGCCGCAGCCCGGCGGCGCCCGGAGCTGCCGGCGCGGGGCCCCCGGCGGCGCCTGCGAGCTGGGCCCAGCGGCCGAGGCGGCGCCCATGAGCCTGGCCATCCACAGCACCACGGGCACCCGCTACGACCTGGCCGTGCCGCCCGACGAGACGGTGGAGGGGCTTCGCAAGCGGTTGTCCCAGCGCCTCAAAGTGCCCAAGGAGCGCCTGGCTCTTCTCCACAAAGACACGTAGGTACCGCGCGCCCCCGGCCGGCCGCCCCCTCGGGCCCCGGCCCCCGGGCGGGAACAAAGAGCGCGCCGCGCGGGGAAGGCAGGGGGCGGCCAGACCGGGGGCGGGGGCGCGCCGCGCGCTCTCGGGCGCCCTCTGCTCGGcctcgcctgcctcggccccctccCCCGCCCGGGGTCGCCGCACAAAGGCGGCTGCGAGGGCGTCCCGGGCCGGGCTTCGGCGGCCCCCCTTGGGGGCGGGCAGGAATCCCAGGGCGTTGCGGGGGTCCCGGCTGCGGGTGTGggggccgccgccgccaccgcccccACCGCCCCCTCCCGCCTGCGTCCGCGCCGGCTTCCGCATCTGCTCAGCGGCCTCCTCTGCGTCTGGCTGTCTCCCCCCACTTGCGTCTCCCCCCCTTTGTTCTCGCCTCCGAGCGCTCCCCgcagcctcccctcccccctgGTATTTAAATCGCCTGCAGGCCCGGAGCCCTCCCCCCGCGGGCCTCCGGGGACACGCAGTGTCCATCCCAGTGGAGGGGCCCATCGGGGGAGGGGCGGAGGGGGAGGGTCTCCTTTGTCTGCGCGGCGGCGGCCGCCTGCgccggggagggaggaggagggggagcccGGCCCGGCGCAACCCCCAGGGCCTCTCCTCGGGCCGAAGCCCGTGGTTCCTACAAAGAGGAGCCAGGACTAGAATTAGGGAATTGGAGGCAGGGGCTGCCCTGGGGGCGCGGGGGAAGGTGGCATAGAGCACACTGGGGCCCAGAGGAGGAGAAAGTGCCTGGTTGGGGTGCAGAGGGGGTGCCAGAGTCCAGGGCGGGGGTTCCACCGGAGGGAAGGGGTCCGAATCGCCAGGATGGGGCTCCCAGCACCAGACGGAGACCTCTCTGCACGCGCTTAGGGCCCTGGATCTGGAAGCcgggaaggggtgggggtgggaactTATCCGTCTCTCCCCACACAAGCACAGCCCTCCCCCGCGGCCTCTGCTTCCGCGTCCCTGTGTCGTCTCCGCGGAGTCTCatgctcttccttcctccccccagCCGGCTCAGTTCGGGGAAGCTGCAGGAGTTCGGCGTGGGTGATGGCAGCAAGCTGACCTTGGTACCCACCGTGGAAGCGGGCCTCATGGTAAATGGCCATGGGGCTGCGTGCCCCCAGAGGCCCCCGCACACAGGCAGTAGCCCCTCCCTCGGCACCTGTCCGCACACACACTACCTGGGGCCCCCACCCCGCCAGCCAGCAGGGCCCTCTCCACCCCATGTTCCAGCCCATGATTCCGACCCCACACTCAGGCCCCTCTCCTGCCTCTCTTTGTAGTCTCAGGCCTCAAGGCCGGAACAGTCCGTGATGCAAGCCCTCGAGAGTCTCACGGAGACGCAGGTAAGACCTCGCCAGCCCCTTCCTAACAGGGCAGCCCTGGGGGCAGGGTGCCTTGGCCCTGGGGGCAGGGTGCCTTGGCCACCGACGGGGCCTGGGGGTTGTCTGTGCTCcctggaggctgggggaggggaggggatgcaCCACCCCGCCTGGGTgccagcctggcctggcctccccacctcctctccccCAAGATTCACCACCTGACCCGGAGGGCTTTCTCTCCCACGGTGGCTGTCCTGGGGGAAGGGGGCCTGGCTTTCACAAGACTGCCTGCAGGATGACCTTGGCCTATGGGGACTCATCCCCGCTCACACCCCGGCCTGCATCCCCAGCCCTCTCCGCCCCCACCGAGGAGCCCCCTCCAGCCTCTGTGGCTTCCCCAGAGCGAGTTTCTCCTTTTTTACATttctgctgggggctgggggcggcGGCCTGGGTGACACTCCTTCCGCCTTCCGTGACCCCCATCGTGAGAGGGTGGGGATCTCGtcacccttccctcctctctctggcCTTTGTTCTCTACCCCGAAAGGGAAGGGGGCGGGGGTGCCCAGCCCTGGGGCCAGCGAGGCCTAGACAGGATGTTAGGAAAATATTTAGTAAgcggccaggagggaggctggggctggcccTCACCCGGTTCCCTGTTTTGCtgcggactttttttttttttttctccttctttcctcattttcttggCTGCGGCCAAGCCTTCCTCAGACAAGGGCCCTGGCCACCTCCCAGGAGGGTGACACAGGCCTCAGCAATCCGCCCGCTGCCAGGGTGGGGGACGCAGGCTGCCACCCGCCCCAGCAAGGGGTGGCCGGCTTCCCGGGCCTCCCTGGCCCCGAGGCCCGCACCCCCTTCCGCTTTCCCAGC from Gorilla gorilla gorilla isolate KB3781 chromosome 20, NHGRI_mGorGor1-v2.1_pri, whole genome shotgun sequence encodes:
- the ATP5F1D gene encoding ATP synthase subunit delta, mitochondrial, coding for MLPAALLRRPGLGRLVRHARAYAEAAAAPAAASGPNQMSFTFASPTQVFFNGANVRQVDVPTLTGAFGILAAHVPTLQVLRPGLVVVHAEDGTTSKYFVSSGSVAVNADSSVQLLAEEAVTLDMLDLGAAKANLEKAQAELVGTADEATRAEIQIRIEASEALVKALE